A portion of the Cellulophaga algicola DSM 14237 genome contains these proteins:
- a CDS encoding nucleotide sugar dehydrogenase, which yields MKNIKIAIIGLGYVGLPLARLFATKYSVVGFDINKQRVNDLNTGHDATLEVDNKTLNAVLKNKSDSKLGLYCSYSIEDLKDCNYYIVTVPTPVDKNNRPDLTPLYKSSETVASVLKKGDIVIYESTVYPGATEEECIPVLEKVSGLKFNTDFFAGYSPERINPGDKEHTVEKILKVTSGSTPEIGIKVDNLYKSVITAGTHLAPTIKVAEAAKVIENSQRDINIAFVNELAKIFNLMNIDTHAVLEAAGTKWNFLPFKPGLVGGHCIGVDPYYLAQKAQEYGYHPEIILAGRRLNDSMGGYVASEVIKLMLKNDLKIKNAKILVLGITFKENCPDVRNTKAVDVISNLKEYGIETTVYDPWASPEEVLHEYNLNTIKDIPSEKYSAIVLTVAHKEYEELELNNYLETNGVIYDVKGVLKSKGIARL from the coding sequence ATGAAAAATATAAAAATAGCAATCATCGGCCTTGGATATGTAGGCTTGCCTTTAGCTAGGTTATTTGCAACCAAATATTCTGTTGTTGGATTTGACATCAATAAACAAAGAGTAAATGATTTGAATACTGGCCATGATGCTACCTTAGAAGTTGATAACAAAACATTAAACGCTGTTTTAAAAAATAAATCTGACAGTAAATTAGGTCTTTATTGTTCTTATTCTATAGAAGACTTAAAAGATTGTAACTATTATATAGTAACAGTACCAACCCCTGTTGATAAAAATAACAGACCAGATTTAACCCCTCTATACAAGTCCAGCGAAACTGTTGCTTCAGTTCTAAAAAAAGGAGATATTGTTATTTATGAATCAACAGTATATCCTGGAGCTACAGAAGAAGAATGTATCCCTGTTTTAGAAAAAGTTAGTGGACTAAAGTTTAACACAGACTTCTTTGCTGGATATTCTCCAGAGCGCATTAACCCAGGGGACAAAGAGCATACGGTAGAAAAAATTTTAAAAGTAACTTCTGGGTCTACCCCAGAAATTGGTATTAAAGTAGATAACTTATACAAATCCGTAATTACAGCAGGTACGCACCTAGCCCCTACTATCAAGGTAGCCGAAGCAGCTAAAGTAATTGAAAACTCACAACGTGATATAAATATTGCTTTCGTTAATGAATTAGCAAAGATTTTCAATCTAATGAATATTGATACGCATGCTGTCTTAGAAGCTGCGGGTACCAAATGGAATTTTCTTCCCTTTAAGCCTGGTTTAGTCGGAGGACACTGCATAGGAGTTGACCCGTACTATTTAGCTCAAAAAGCACAAGAATATGGCTATCATCCAGAAATCATATTGGCTGGGCGAAGACTTAATGATAGCATGGGAGGCTATGTGGCTTCTGAAGTTATTAAATTAATGCTCAAAAATGATTTAAAAATTAAGAATGCTAAAATTTTAGTTTTAGGCATTACCTTTAAAGAGAATTGTCCTGATGTACGCAATACAAAGGCAGTAGACGTTATTTCTAATTTAAAAGAATACGGCATTGAAACTACTGTTTATGATCCATGGGCATCACCAGAGGAGGTATTACATGAATACAATCTAAATACAATTAAAGATATACCTTCTGAGAAATATAGCGCAATTGTTTTAACTGTCGCACATAAAGAATATGAGGAATTAGAATTAAATAATTATCTTGAAACAAATGGAGTCATTTATGATGTAAAAGGAGTCTTAAAATCTAAAGGCATCGCTAGATTATAA